One segment of Sesamum indicum cultivar Zhongzhi No. 13 linkage group LG4, S_indicum_v1.0, whole genome shotgun sequence DNA contains the following:
- the LOC105159789 gene encoding uncharacterized protein LOC105159789 isoform X1: MCAWISNLNRSATLLLLLAALALFSSHIVDCGGDAGGGGSELQWQTLTKLNYSSQIMLHPHLLLLVTVPWSGESRSLMKELAHMVATDEVRFGTLKLMVLYRNVERMLADALGVSDGITVFYYHNTLSYKYSGRLRGQNILSSVHYVMSLSPNELPLKSLTTPEELSDFLHSTDKAIVVMDFCGWTARLLAANNSMTESDLGKGYFGADFKKGNNVTVAAEEKANRKGMEDDKLSCGSDSGFSGISWPSQFTSVNHSLVEAENSTFSAGDSCTLYEFQQFEMFLQKLITVAREFFLPPERVKFSVVQERSLLLLLDIEEPGSGLMTVHFPGCPSCSKVLKEVDDLRTVLQAQASPVLELEDDPQGVEASLPEKSPTMLLFVDRSSNSMKIRLESQKALNALRELAERTEMLNLNCGQSTLRNGKTSIETNRASWSIPKHPRIKPFAASQKVILNDKMSIILMNEGQQVTLENLVPDLQGSSVHEILTYALKRQKELKLSSLAKDAGFQLLSKDFDIEVVESLPSHTEDPSKRVSVETPMCNGESTDIDKKHIPAFSSSKLHEELPDQSDVSEDLSNRVSGETPVSDHLETADIYKQIPAVSSGKLHDELPDPSDVKYILQEGKEDFLDKSSLSPVEHESGHHSTGMTTDSTERWNVREKRYSGFDENAEKGFTGSFYFLDGQYRLLETLTGGTKIPSVVIVDPISQKHYVLPEQSVFSYSSLYAFVSDFLSGKLPPYQQSAAIVPSSRDSQRPPFVNLDFHETDSIPLVTTNTFAELVLGSKSDRKNSGCPWDRNVLVLFSNSWCGFCQRMELIVREVYRAVNSYANIKINSTRKEKLMLTEYVGDAALNLPLIYMMDCTLNDCSLIVKPILQKEVYPLLLLFPAERKNNTVSYEGEIAVSDIIKFLAAHGSHVLDLLMDKSSLQDQKSIKQGPESRSLHHEILLKDRLQNAGVKYQFNAELAVSSYQRPQLFAGCVLSATDKLLDAHPFDESKILLVKVHESTGFQGLIINKHINWDSLENLEEGYELLKEAPLSFGGPVMMRGMPLVALTHKFTEGRSLEVLPNIYFINQLGTHSLLEEIRAGNQSVYDYWFFLGYSSWGWEQLFHEIAQGAWNISKGNLEQLEWPWK; this comes from the exons ATGTGCGCCTGGATAAGTAATCTTAATCGCAGTGCTacactgctgctgctgctggcGGCGCTTGCTCTTTTCTCCAGTCACATCGTAGATTGTGGCGGCGACGCCGGCGGTGGAGGATCGGAGTTGCAATGGCAGACCCTAACCAAATTGAACTACTCCTCTCAGATTATGCTCCATCCTCACCTCCTTCTCCTCGTAACCGTCccat GGTCAGGTGAGTCAAGGTCCCTTATGAAGGAATTGGCTCATATGGTTGCAACTGATGAAGTGAGGTTCGGTACCTTGAAGCTTATGGTCTTGTACAGAAATGTAGAGAGGATGTTGGCTGATGCACTTGGTGTTAGTGATGGAATAACAGTCTTTTACTACCATAATACTCTCTCTTACAAATATTCGGGAAGACTTCGAGGGCAAAACATATTATCCTCTGTGCATTATGTCATGTCGCTTTCTCCTAATGAACTACCTCTTAAATCTTTAACCACTCCAGAAGAATTGAGTGATTTCCTTCATTCAACTGATAAGGCTATAGTTGTCATGGACTTTTGTGGATGGACTGCGAGACTGCTGGCTGCAAACAACAGTATGACTGAAAGTGATTTGG gAAAAGGTTATTTTGGAGCAGACTTCAAGAAAGGGAACAATGTAACTGTTGCTGCAGAAGAGAAGGCTAACAGGAAG GGTATGGAAGATGACAAGCTCAGTTGTGGTAGTGACAGTGGATTTAGTGGAATATCTTGGCCTAGTCAGTTCACCTCTGTAAATCATAGTCTTGTGGAGGCCGAAAATTCGACATTTAGTGCTGGAGACTCCTGTACTTTGTATGAGTTCCAGCAATTTGAAATGTTCTTGCAGAAGTTGATTACAGTTGCTAGAGAGTTCTTCTTACCTCCTGAAAGGGTCAAATTTTCTGTGGTTCAAGAAAGATCACTTCTTTTGTTGCTAGATATTGAAGAGCCAGGTTCAGGTTTGATGACTGTTCATTTTCCTGGATGTCCGAGTTGTTCAAAGGTCCTTAAAGAAGTTGATGATTTAAGAACAGTCCTACAAGCCCAGGCCTCGCCAGTTTTAGAG CTGGAAGATGATCCACAAGGAGTTGAGGCTAGTTTACCTGAAAAAAGCCCAACAATGCTTCTTTTTGTTGATAGGTCATCTAACTCCATGAAAATAAGGCTAGAGAGTCAGAAAGCTCTCAATGCTTTAAGAGAGCTAGCAGAACGCACTGAGATGTTAAATCTGAATTGTGGACAATCCACTCTCAGGAATGGCAAGACGTCAATTGAAACAAATCGAGCATCATGGAGTATCCCCAAACATCCGAGAATTAAGCCTTTTGCAGCATCACAGAAAGTAATTCTCAACGACAAGATgtctataatattaatgaatgaGGGTCAACAAGTTACCTTAGAAAATTTAGTTCCTGATTTGCAAGGAAGCTCTGTGCATGAGATCTTAACTTACGCACTCAAGCGACAGAAGGAGCTAAAATTAAGTTCACTTGCCAAGGATGCAGGATTTCAACTTTTATCCAAAGATTTTGACATCGAAGTTGTAGAATCTTTACCATCCCATACGGAGGATCCGTCTAAACGAGTTTCAGTAGAAACACCTATGTGTAATGGTGAAAGTACTGATATAGACAAGAAGCACATTCCAGCTTTTAGTTCCAGTAAATTGCATGAGGAGTTACCTGATCAGTCTGATGTTAGTGAGGATCTGTCTAATCGAGTTTCAGGCGAAACACCGGTTAGTGACCATCTGGAAACTGCTGatatatataagcaaattCCAGCTGTTAGTTCCGGTAAATTGCATGACGAGCTACCTGATCCTTctgatgtcaaatatattttgcagGAAGGCAAAGAagattttttagataaaagtaGCCTATCACCAGTAGAGCATGAAAGTGGTCATCATAGTACAGGTATGACAACTGATAGCACTGAAAGATGGAATGTCAGGGAGAAAAGATATTCAGGATTCGATGAAAATGCAGAAAAAGGTTTTACTggttctttttactttttggaTGGTCAATACAGATTACTTGAAACTCTAACTGGAGGAACAAAGATTCCATCAGTTGTCATAGTTGACCCAATTTCTCAGAAACACTATGTCTTACCCGAGCAGTCAGTTTTCAGCTACTCTTCGCTATATGCGTTTGTTAGTGATTTCCTTAGTGGAAAGCTCCCTCCATATCAACAATCAGCTGCTATAGTTCCTAGCTCGAGAGATTCTCAAAGACCACCATTTGTTAATCTGGATTTTCATGAGACGGATTCTATTCCTCTAGTTACTACCAATACTTTTGCTGAGCTGGTTCTTGGTAGTAAATCTGATCGCAAGAACTCTGGCTGTCCTTGGGATAGAAATGTGTTGGTTCTGTTCAGCAATAGTTGGTGTGGGTTTTGCCAGAGGATGGAACTCATTGTTCGTGAAGTGTACAGAGCAGTCAATAGTTATGCcaatataaagataaatagtACGAGGAAGGAGAAACTAATGCTGACAG AATATGTTGGAGATGCCGCATTGAACCTTCCCCTTATTTATATGATGGATTGCACACTAAACGATTGCAGCTTGATCGTAAAACCAATACTGCAG AAGGAAGTTTATCCACTTTTGCTGTTATTCCCAGCGGAAAGGAAGAACAACACTGTGTCTTATGAAGGAGAGATTGCAGTATCTGATATCATCAAGTTTTTGGCTGCTCATGGGAGTCATGTTCTAGATCTTCTCATGGATAAAA GTTCTCTACAGGACCAGAAATCTATAAAACAGGGTCCAGAGAGTAGGAGCTTGCACCACGAAATTCTACTCAAAGACAGATTGCAAAATGCAGGAGTCAAATACCAGTTCAATGCTGAACTTGCTGTAAGTTCATATCAAAGGCCTCAGTTATTTGCTGGTTGTGTTCTGAGTGCAACAGATAAGCTTCTGGATGCTCATCCATTTGACGaatccaaaattctattagtGAAAGTGCATGAAAGCACGGGATTTCAAGGTCTGATTATTAACAAACATATCAATTGGGACTCTCTTGAAAATCTTGAAGAAGGATACGAATTGTTAAAGGAGGCACCCCTGTCTTTCGGAGGCCCTGTTATGATGCGTGGAATGCCTCTTGTTgctttaacacacaaatttaCTGAAGGCCGATCGCTTGAAGTTCTACCAAACATTTACTTCATTAATCAACTAGGCACACATAGCCTACTCGAAGAAATTAGAGCCGGGAACCAATCTGTTTATGATTACTGGTTCTTTCTAGGCTATTCTAGCTGGGGCTGGGAACAGCTATTTCATGAGATTGCTCAAGGAGCTTGGAACATAAGCAAAGGCAATCTGGAACAACTGGAGTGGCCATGGAAGTGA
- the LOC105159789 gene encoding uncharacterized protein LOC105159789 isoform X2: MCAWISNLNRSATLLLLLAALALFSSHIVDCGGDAGGGGSELQWQTLTKLNYSSQIMLHPHLLLLVTVPWSGESRSLMKELAHMVATDEVRFGTLKLMVLYRNVERMLADALGVSDGITVFYYHNTLSYKYSGRLRGQNILSSVHYVMSLSPNELPLKSLTTPEELSDFLHSTDKAIVVMDFCGWTARLLAANNSMTESDLGKGYFGADFKKGNNVTVAAEEKANRKGMEDDKLSCGSDSGFSGISWPSQFTSVNHSLVEAENSTFSAGDSCTLYEFQQFEMFLQKLITVAREFFLPPERVKFSVVQERSLLLLLDIEEPGSGLMTVHFPGCPSCSKVLKEVDDLRTVLQAQASPVLELEDDPQGVEASLPEKSPTMLLFVDRSSNSMKIRLESQKALNALRELAERTEMLNLNCGQSTLRNGKTSIETNRASWSIPKHPRIKPFAASQKVILNDKMSIILMNEGQQVTLENLVPDLQGSSVHEILTYALKRQKELKLSSLAKDAGFQLLSKDFDIEVVESLPSHTEDPSKRVSVETPMCNGESTDIDKKHIPAFSSSKLHEELPDQSDVSEDLSNRVSGETPEGKEDFLDKSSLSPVEHESGHHSTGMTTDSTERWNVREKRYSGFDENAEKGFTGSFYFLDGQYRLLETLTGGTKIPSVVIVDPISQKHYVLPEQSVFSYSSLYAFVSDFLSGKLPPYQQSAAIVPSSRDSQRPPFVNLDFHETDSIPLVTTNTFAELVLGSKSDRKNSGCPWDRNVLVLFSNSWCGFCQRMELIVREVYRAVNSYANIKINSTRKEKLMLTEYVGDAALNLPLIYMMDCTLNDCSLIVKPILQKEVYPLLLLFPAERKNNTVSYEGEIAVSDIIKFLAAHGSHVLDLLMDKSSLQDQKSIKQGPESRSLHHEILLKDRLQNAGVKYQFNAELAVSSYQRPQLFAGCVLSATDKLLDAHPFDESKILLVKVHESTGFQGLIINKHINWDSLENLEEGYELLKEAPLSFGGPVMMRGMPLVALTHKFTEGRSLEVLPNIYFINQLGTHSLLEEIRAGNQSVYDYWFFLGYSSWGWEQLFHEIAQGAWNISKGNLEQLEWPWK, from the exons ATGTGCGCCTGGATAAGTAATCTTAATCGCAGTGCTacactgctgctgctgctggcGGCGCTTGCTCTTTTCTCCAGTCACATCGTAGATTGTGGCGGCGACGCCGGCGGTGGAGGATCGGAGTTGCAATGGCAGACCCTAACCAAATTGAACTACTCCTCTCAGATTATGCTCCATCCTCACCTCCTTCTCCTCGTAACCGTCccat GGTCAGGTGAGTCAAGGTCCCTTATGAAGGAATTGGCTCATATGGTTGCAACTGATGAAGTGAGGTTCGGTACCTTGAAGCTTATGGTCTTGTACAGAAATGTAGAGAGGATGTTGGCTGATGCACTTGGTGTTAGTGATGGAATAACAGTCTTTTACTACCATAATACTCTCTCTTACAAATATTCGGGAAGACTTCGAGGGCAAAACATATTATCCTCTGTGCATTATGTCATGTCGCTTTCTCCTAATGAACTACCTCTTAAATCTTTAACCACTCCAGAAGAATTGAGTGATTTCCTTCATTCAACTGATAAGGCTATAGTTGTCATGGACTTTTGTGGATGGACTGCGAGACTGCTGGCTGCAAACAACAGTATGACTGAAAGTGATTTGG gAAAAGGTTATTTTGGAGCAGACTTCAAGAAAGGGAACAATGTAACTGTTGCTGCAGAAGAGAAGGCTAACAGGAAG GGTATGGAAGATGACAAGCTCAGTTGTGGTAGTGACAGTGGATTTAGTGGAATATCTTGGCCTAGTCAGTTCACCTCTGTAAATCATAGTCTTGTGGAGGCCGAAAATTCGACATTTAGTGCTGGAGACTCCTGTACTTTGTATGAGTTCCAGCAATTTGAAATGTTCTTGCAGAAGTTGATTACAGTTGCTAGAGAGTTCTTCTTACCTCCTGAAAGGGTCAAATTTTCTGTGGTTCAAGAAAGATCACTTCTTTTGTTGCTAGATATTGAAGAGCCAGGTTCAGGTTTGATGACTGTTCATTTTCCTGGATGTCCGAGTTGTTCAAAGGTCCTTAAAGAAGTTGATGATTTAAGAACAGTCCTACAAGCCCAGGCCTCGCCAGTTTTAGAG CTGGAAGATGATCCACAAGGAGTTGAGGCTAGTTTACCTGAAAAAAGCCCAACAATGCTTCTTTTTGTTGATAGGTCATCTAACTCCATGAAAATAAGGCTAGAGAGTCAGAAAGCTCTCAATGCTTTAAGAGAGCTAGCAGAACGCACTGAGATGTTAAATCTGAATTGTGGACAATCCACTCTCAGGAATGGCAAGACGTCAATTGAAACAAATCGAGCATCATGGAGTATCCCCAAACATCCGAGAATTAAGCCTTTTGCAGCATCACAGAAAGTAATTCTCAACGACAAGATgtctataatattaatgaatgaGGGTCAACAAGTTACCTTAGAAAATTTAGTTCCTGATTTGCAAGGAAGCTCTGTGCATGAGATCTTAACTTACGCACTCAAGCGACAGAAGGAGCTAAAATTAAGTTCACTTGCCAAGGATGCAGGATTTCAACTTTTATCCAAAGATTTTGACATCGAAGTTGTAGAATCTTTACCATCCCATACGGAGGATCCGTCTAAACGAGTTTCAGTAGAAACACCTATGTGTAATGGTGAAAGTACTGATATAGACAAGAAGCACATTCCAGCTTTTAGTTCCAGTAAATTGCATGAGGAGTTACCTGATCAGTCTGATGTTAGTGAGGATCTGTCTAATCGAGTTTCAGGCGAAACACCG GAAGGCAAAGAagattttttagataaaagtaGCCTATCACCAGTAGAGCATGAAAGTGGTCATCATAGTACAGGTATGACAACTGATAGCACTGAAAGATGGAATGTCAGGGAGAAAAGATATTCAGGATTCGATGAAAATGCAGAAAAAGGTTTTACTggttctttttactttttggaTGGTCAATACAGATTACTTGAAACTCTAACTGGAGGAACAAAGATTCCATCAGTTGTCATAGTTGACCCAATTTCTCAGAAACACTATGTCTTACCCGAGCAGTCAGTTTTCAGCTACTCTTCGCTATATGCGTTTGTTAGTGATTTCCTTAGTGGAAAGCTCCCTCCATATCAACAATCAGCTGCTATAGTTCCTAGCTCGAGAGATTCTCAAAGACCACCATTTGTTAATCTGGATTTTCATGAGACGGATTCTATTCCTCTAGTTACTACCAATACTTTTGCTGAGCTGGTTCTTGGTAGTAAATCTGATCGCAAGAACTCTGGCTGTCCTTGGGATAGAAATGTGTTGGTTCTGTTCAGCAATAGTTGGTGTGGGTTTTGCCAGAGGATGGAACTCATTGTTCGTGAAGTGTACAGAGCAGTCAATAGTTATGCcaatataaagataaatagtACGAGGAAGGAGAAACTAATGCTGACAG AATATGTTGGAGATGCCGCATTGAACCTTCCCCTTATTTATATGATGGATTGCACACTAAACGATTGCAGCTTGATCGTAAAACCAATACTGCAG AAGGAAGTTTATCCACTTTTGCTGTTATTCCCAGCGGAAAGGAAGAACAACACTGTGTCTTATGAAGGAGAGATTGCAGTATCTGATATCATCAAGTTTTTGGCTGCTCATGGGAGTCATGTTCTAGATCTTCTCATGGATAAAA GTTCTCTACAGGACCAGAAATCTATAAAACAGGGTCCAGAGAGTAGGAGCTTGCACCACGAAATTCTACTCAAAGACAGATTGCAAAATGCAGGAGTCAAATACCAGTTCAATGCTGAACTTGCTGTAAGTTCATATCAAAGGCCTCAGTTATTTGCTGGTTGTGTTCTGAGTGCAACAGATAAGCTTCTGGATGCTCATCCATTTGACGaatccaaaattctattagtGAAAGTGCATGAAAGCACGGGATTTCAAGGTCTGATTATTAACAAACATATCAATTGGGACTCTCTTGAAAATCTTGAAGAAGGATACGAATTGTTAAAGGAGGCACCCCTGTCTTTCGGAGGCCCTGTTATGATGCGTGGAATGCCTCTTGTTgctttaacacacaaatttaCTGAAGGCCGATCGCTTGAAGTTCTACCAAACATTTACTTCATTAATCAACTAGGCACACATAGCCTACTCGAAGAAATTAGAGCCGGGAACCAATCTGTTTATGATTACTGGTTCTTTCTAGGCTATTCTAGCTGGGGCTGGGAACAGCTATTTCATGAGATTGCTCAAGGAGCTTGGAACATAAGCAAAGGCAATCTGGAACAACTGGAGTGGCCATGGAAGTGA
- the LOC105159789 gene encoding uncharacterized protein LOC105159789 isoform X3 yields the protein MCAWISNLNRSATLLLLLAALALFSSHIVDCGGDAGGGGSELQWQTLTKLNYSSQIMLHPHLLLLVTVPWSGESRSLMKELAHMVATDEVRFGTLKLMVLYRNVERMLADALGVSDGITVFYYHNTLSYKYSGRLRGQNILSSVHYVMSLSPNELPLKSLTTPEELSDFLHSTDKAIVVMDFCGWTARLLAANNSMTESDLGKGYFGADFKKGNNVTVAAEEKANRKGMEDDKLSCGSDSGFSGISWPSQFTSVNHSLVEAENSTFSAGDSCTLYEFQQFEMFLQKLITVAREFFLPPERVKFSVVQERSLLLLLDIEEPGSGLMTVHFPGCPSCSKVLKEVDDLRTVLQAQASPVLELEDDPQGVEASLPEKSPTMLLFVDRSSNSMKIRLESQKALNALRELAERTEMLNLNCGQSTLRNGKTSIETNRASWSIPKHPRIKPFAASQKVILNDKMSIILMNEGQQVTLENLVPDLQGSSVHEILTYALKRQKELKLSSLAKDAGFQLLSKDFDIEVVESLPSHTEDPSKRVSVETPMCNGESTDIDKKHIPAFSSSKLHEELPDQSDVSEDLSNRVSGETPVSDHLETADIYKQIPAVSSGKLHDELPDPSDVKYILQEGKEDFLDKSSLSPVEHESGHHSTGMTTDSTERWNVREKRYSGFDENAEKGFTGSFYFLDGQYRLLETLTGGTKIPSVVIVDPISQKHYVLPEQSVFSYSSLYAFVSDFLSGKLPPYQQSAAIVPSSRDSQRPPFVNLDFHETDSIPLVTTNTFAELVLGSKSDRKNSGCPWDRNVLVLFSNSWCGFCQRMELIVREVYRAVNSYANIKINSTRKEKLMLTEYVGDAALNLPLIYMMDCTLNDCSLIVKPILQHSVVFLVGLRFAGFTVDYPLAQHDVFCLLMQ from the exons ATGTGCGCCTGGATAAGTAATCTTAATCGCAGTGCTacactgctgctgctgctggcGGCGCTTGCTCTTTTCTCCAGTCACATCGTAGATTGTGGCGGCGACGCCGGCGGTGGAGGATCGGAGTTGCAATGGCAGACCCTAACCAAATTGAACTACTCCTCTCAGATTATGCTCCATCCTCACCTCCTTCTCCTCGTAACCGTCccat GGTCAGGTGAGTCAAGGTCCCTTATGAAGGAATTGGCTCATATGGTTGCAACTGATGAAGTGAGGTTCGGTACCTTGAAGCTTATGGTCTTGTACAGAAATGTAGAGAGGATGTTGGCTGATGCACTTGGTGTTAGTGATGGAATAACAGTCTTTTACTACCATAATACTCTCTCTTACAAATATTCGGGAAGACTTCGAGGGCAAAACATATTATCCTCTGTGCATTATGTCATGTCGCTTTCTCCTAATGAACTACCTCTTAAATCTTTAACCACTCCAGAAGAATTGAGTGATTTCCTTCATTCAACTGATAAGGCTATAGTTGTCATGGACTTTTGTGGATGGACTGCGAGACTGCTGGCTGCAAACAACAGTATGACTGAAAGTGATTTGG gAAAAGGTTATTTTGGAGCAGACTTCAAGAAAGGGAACAATGTAACTGTTGCTGCAGAAGAGAAGGCTAACAGGAAG GGTATGGAAGATGACAAGCTCAGTTGTGGTAGTGACAGTGGATTTAGTGGAATATCTTGGCCTAGTCAGTTCACCTCTGTAAATCATAGTCTTGTGGAGGCCGAAAATTCGACATTTAGTGCTGGAGACTCCTGTACTTTGTATGAGTTCCAGCAATTTGAAATGTTCTTGCAGAAGTTGATTACAGTTGCTAGAGAGTTCTTCTTACCTCCTGAAAGGGTCAAATTTTCTGTGGTTCAAGAAAGATCACTTCTTTTGTTGCTAGATATTGAAGAGCCAGGTTCAGGTTTGATGACTGTTCATTTTCCTGGATGTCCGAGTTGTTCAAAGGTCCTTAAAGAAGTTGATGATTTAAGAACAGTCCTACAAGCCCAGGCCTCGCCAGTTTTAGAG CTGGAAGATGATCCACAAGGAGTTGAGGCTAGTTTACCTGAAAAAAGCCCAACAATGCTTCTTTTTGTTGATAGGTCATCTAACTCCATGAAAATAAGGCTAGAGAGTCAGAAAGCTCTCAATGCTTTAAGAGAGCTAGCAGAACGCACTGAGATGTTAAATCTGAATTGTGGACAATCCACTCTCAGGAATGGCAAGACGTCAATTGAAACAAATCGAGCATCATGGAGTATCCCCAAACATCCGAGAATTAAGCCTTTTGCAGCATCACAGAAAGTAATTCTCAACGACAAGATgtctataatattaatgaatgaGGGTCAACAAGTTACCTTAGAAAATTTAGTTCCTGATTTGCAAGGAAGCTCTGTGCATGAGATCTTAACTTACGCACTCAAGCGACAGAAGGAGCTAAAATTAAGTTCACTTGCCAAGGATGCAGGATTTCAACTTTTATCCAAAGATTTTGACATCGAAGTTGTAGAATCTTTACCATCCCATACGGAGGATCCGTCTAAACGAGTTTCAGTAGAAACACCTATGTGTAATGGTGAAAGTACTGATATAGACAAGAAGCACATTCCAGCTTTTAGTTCCAGTAAATTGCATGAGGAGTTACCTGATCAGTCTGATGTTAGTGAGGATCTGTCTAATCGAGTTTCAGGCGAAACACCGGTTAGTGACCATCTGGAAACTGCTGatatatataagcaaattCCAGCTGTTAGTTCCGGTAAATTGCATGACGAGCTACCTGATCCTTctgatgtcaaatatattttgcagGAAGGCAAAGAagattttttagataaaagtaGCCTATCACCAGTAGAGCATGAAAGTGGTCATCATAGTACAGGTATGACAACTGATAGCACTGAAAGATGGAATGTCAGGGAGAAAAGATATTCAGGATTCGATGAAAATGCAGAAAAAGGTTTTACTggttctttttactttttggaTGGTCAATACAGATTACTTGAAACTCTAACTGGAGGAACAAAGATTCCATCAGTTGTCATAGTTGACCCAATTTCTCAGAAACACTATGTCTTACCCGAGCAGTCAGTTTTCAGCTACTCTTCGCTATATGCGTTTGTTAGTGATTTCCTTAGTGGAAAGCTCCCTCCATATCAACAATCAGCTGCTATAGTTCCTAGCTCGAGAGATTCTCAAAGACCACCATTTGTTAATCTGGATTTTCATGAGACGGATTCTATTCCTCTAGTTACTACCAATACTTTTGCTGAGCTGGTTCTTGGTAGTAAATCTGATCGCAAGAACTCTGGCTGTCCTTGGGATAGAAATGTGTTGGTTCTGTTCAGCAATAGTTGGTGTGGGTTTTGCCAGAGGATGGAACTCATTGTTCGTGAAGTGTACAGAGCAGTCAATAGTTATGCcaatataaagataaatagtACGAGGAAGGAGAAACTAATGCTGACAG AATATGTTGGAGATGCCGCATTGAACCTTCCCCTTATTTATATGATGGATTGCACACTAAACGATTGCAGCTTGATCGTAAAACCAATACTGCAG CACTCAGTGGTTTTCCTTGTGGGTTTGAGGTTTGCTGGTTTTACTGTTGATTATCCTCTAGCACAACATGATGTTTTCTGTTTGCTCATGCAATGA